One Hermetia illucens chromosome 4, iHerIll2.2.curated.20191125, whole genome shotgun sequence DNA segment encodes these proteins:
- the LOC119654266 gene encoding probable transaldolase, whose protein sequence is MADQKAKKAKLGSSLDQLKALTTIVADTGDFEAMKVYKPTDATTNPSLILAASQMEQYKHLIEKAVKHGAKLGETEQEKIEEAMDMLCVLFGCEILKIIPGRVSTEVDARLSFDRDASVKKALKLINLYEEMGINKNRILIKLASTWEGIQAAKILEKEHGVHCNLTLLFSFCQAVACAEAEVTLISPFVGRILDWYVANTDTKSYEPTKDPGVISVTKIYNYYKKFDYKTVVMGASFRNIGEVKALAGCDLLTISPKLLDELEKSTEPVAKALDAEAAKAAKLEKISLNEAKFRWLLNEDQMATDKLSEGIRKFAVDARKLENLIKEKVVSLK, encoded by the exons ATGGCTGatcaaaaagcaaaaaaggcGAAACTAGGATCCAGCCTGGACCAACTGAAGGCACTTACAACGATCGTGGCTGACACCGGCGACTTTGAAG CCATGAAAGTTTACAAACCTACCGATGCAACCACTAACCCATCTCTAATTCTCGCTGCATCTCAAATGGAACAGTACAAACATTTAATCGAGAAAGCAGTCAAGCACGGAGCCAAGCTTGGAGA AACCGAACAAGAAAAGATCGAGGAAGCAATGGACATGCTATGCGTCTTGTTTGGCTGTGAAATTCTCAAAATCATTCCCGGTCGAGTTTCAACCGAAGTTGATGCTCGTTTGTCATTTGATCGTGATGCCAGCGTAAAGAAAGCTCTAAAACTCATCAACCTTTACGAGGAAATGGGCATCAACAAGAATCGCATCCTCATCAAGTTGGCATCAACTTGGGAAGGTATTCAAGCGGCTAAAATTCTCGAAAAAGAACATGGCGTACACTGCAATCTGACACTGCTCTTCTCATTCTGCCAGGCAGTGGCTTGTGCAGAAGCTGAAGTCACCCTGATCTCACCATTTGTCGGCCGCATTCTCGACTGGTACGTTGCAAACACAGACACCAAATCGTACGAACCGACAAAAGATCCTGGTGTTATTTCCGTCACAAAGATTTACAATTACTATAAGAAATTCGACTATAAAACAGTCGTGATGGGAGCTTCTTTCCGAAATATTGGAGAAGTGAAAGCCTTGGCTGGATGTGATTTACTGACAATCAGCCCGAAGTTGTTAGATGAACTAGAGAAGAGTACTGAACCTGTGGCGAAGGCGCTTGATGCCGAAGCGGCAAAGGCAGCAAAACTCGAAAAGATCAGTTTGAATGAGGCCAAATTCCGTTGGTTGCTGAATGAAGACCAAATGGCTACGGATAAGTTGTCGGAAGGTATCCGGAAATTTGCTGTAGATGCTCGGAAATTGGAGAATTTAATTAAGGAGAAAGTTGTATCGTTAAAGTAA
- the LOC119655640 gene encoding coiled-coil domain-containing protein 22 homolog, with amino-acid sequence MDEVDNIIIHSLRQIGCNIEPDILSLSSFTPELLVETVSMCLHLIKPSMNVPKKLPPGMAQRFTVTASLAEACTSIGFRGDIGYQTFLYSNVTEVRRVFMFLIERLPKESEKMVLAQPLDKLTLLENELQQNIRIQLSSPWIPQYCMKSGIRKYNSSYPILSGECTPFQPCINLNIPNSLRKSNIPDKQQDYWHKRSPSVFQQTNSQTILSSIIHKNDVASNSSDFNLDPEELMKSIITKNLGAKRPSSAVDSSKKLNEINHVDTSSSSSSSSIADKTKSIQQQSSSGQLDGNTQEVLNSEIGKLKSAMDELLTSRKKILADITSIKEARTKQEEANKELRNERKIRERTCILLENPEENVKKMDMVLAATKERMNKLMEQWKSHKDPLVKTLEKSKSKNSSSFEKNRVIQNEIKVVRDKISEIVDDLKHKNNLHAQLTTELQKVDNKISRNAYTTRILEIVGNIRKQKNDIDKVLRDTRELQKEINNINGQLDRQFTVTDDLLYKTARRDEHSKKIYKLLATLHSDCSDLVTLVQETGAVLREMRDVEDQIENEKSRNIAKNLEKITSDLKEMEKDSKNLQDKIRQIENEITQG; translated from the exons ATGGATGAAGTAGACAATATCATAATACATAGCTTGCGCCAAATCGGATG TAATATCGAACCGGATATTTTAAGTTTATCAAGTTTCACCCCAGAATTGCTTGTCGAGACAGTTTCGATGTGCCTGCACTTGATCAAGCCTAGCATGAATGTGCCGAAAAAACTACCGCCAGGCATGGCGCAAAGATTTACTGTGACCGCCAGTCTGGCGGAGGCTTGTACT TCGATTGGGTTTCGGGGTGACATTGGCTACCAGACTTTTCTCTATTCAAATGTGACTGAAGTGCGGCGTGTTTTTATGTTCCTAATCGAGAGACTACCGAAGGAATCGGAGAAAATGGTCTTAGCGCAGCCTTTGG ACAAACTGACGTTGCTAGAGAACGAATTACAACAAAACATTCGAATACAGCTTAGTAGTCCGTGGATCCCGCAGTACTGTATGAAGTCCGGCATTCGCAAGTACAATTCATCATATCCAATACTCAGCGGTGAATGCACCCCATTCCAGCCATGTATCAACCTGAACATACCAAATTCGCTTAGAAAGTCCAACATTCCCGACAAACAGCAGGATTACTGGCACAAGCGGTCGCCCAGTGTCTTTCAGCAGACAAACAGTCAAACGATTTTATCTTCAATTATCCATAAGAACGATGTCGCATCGAACAGCAGTGATTTCAATCTTGATCCCGAGGAATTGATGAAGTCAATTATCACAAAGAATCTGGGCGCCAAGCGCCCGTCATCAGCCGTCGATAGTTCGAAGAAGTTAAACGAAATCAATCACGTGGACACAAGCAGTAGCAGCAGCAGTAGTAGCATAGCGGACaaaacaaagtccatccagcAGCAAAGTAGTTCTGGTCAGTTAGACGGCAACACACAGGAAGTTCTCAATTCGGAAATTGGAAAACTTAAGAGTGCAATGGATGAATTGTTGACGAGTAGGAAGAAGATTCTCGCGGATATAACGAGCATCAAGGAGGCTCGCACAAAACAAGAGGAAGCGAACAAGGAGTTGCGGAATGAACGTAAGATTCGGGAACGAACATGCATTTTATTGGAGAATCCCGAGGAGAATGTGAAGAAGATGGACATGGTGCTAGCGGCGACGAAGGAGCGGATGAATAAATTGATGGAACAGTGGAAGAGTCACAAGGACCCGTTAGTGAAGACTTTGGAGAAATCAAAGTCGAAAAATAGCAGTTCATTT GAAAAAAATAGAGTTATTCAAAACGAAATCAAAGTAGTGCGTGATAAAATATCCGAAATAGTAGATGATTTGAAGCATAAAAACAATCTCCATGCGCAGCTTACGACGGAGCTGCAAAAAGTTGATAACAAAATCAGCAG GAACGCATACACAACTCGAATCTTAGAAATAGTCGGCAACATTCGTAAACAGAAAAATGATATTGATAAAGTGCTTCGTGATACAAGAGAGCTGCAGAAAGAgattaataatatcaatggaCAGCTAGATCGTCAGTTCACCGTAACAGATGATCTGCTTTATAAA ACTGCCAGACGTGATGAACATTCAAAGAAAATCTATAAACTTTTAGCTACACTTCATTCCGACTGTAGCGACCTAGTCACACTCGTACAAGAAACCGGTGCCGTATTGCGTGAAATGCGCGACGTAGAAGATCAAATCGAGAACGAGAAAAGTCGAAATATTGCAAAGAACTTAGAGAAAATCACATCCGATTTGAAGGAAATGGAGAAGGATAGTAAAAATTTGCAAGATAAAATTCGACAAATTGAAAACGAAATCACTCAAGGATAA
- the LOC119655641 gene encoding 60S ribosomal protein L39, which yields MAAHKSFRIKQKLAKKLKQNRSVPQWIRLRTGNTIRYNAKRRHWRRTKLKL from the exons ATG GCTGCTCATAAGTCGTTCCGAATTAAacaaaagttggcgaaaaagcTAAAACAGAATCGTTCGGTCCCGCAATGGATCCGGCTACGTACTGGAAATACCATCAG ATATAACGCCAAGAGGCGTCACTGGAGACGCACCAAGCTAAAGTTGTAA
- the LOC119654265 gene encoding uncharacterized protein LOC119654265, giving the protein MFTKLGLLVLKRRFPVACASQLRTYLSESYKCTQTWENRLQPDYMQKINLDSLYLDIEQSFNQNGKPSVIDVDIFVNKLTNNVNADEVSDLLHKLRLTEETSNTLPSTGHAVIRAFLESDHVEDLLHMLDDRLNYGIFLDHYLANYLLDELTKRKDFTAAARVATMLMLQEDFGNEISLPMALYACWNYLGDPKPFYPVEEKQEETKKSKDEVKVRVKFLRNEYFDDHFDLRDNFHLVGKTLLMIGSQIQPGNIGKNAQLLGAVLYQKYDKVLTLLPEVKSVLHKDVVQIASKQIEQIPEDKLGENGQQVKTQLQTLSADSSLNSSNFGEDVENLIKTAVAKCEKDEIAKQESVYKSWMELRENKLKEEIERLDRAKRLQEIEKMTESMKLEEQKLWFFENEDKIDLQIDSKKVFYPKRWFGKKKKPRVIDEGYVPPEVRQKQ; this is encoded by the exons atgttCACTAAACTCGGTCTATTGGTTTTAAAGCGACGGTTCCCTGTGGCCTGCGCTTCTCAACTCCGGACGTATCTATCCGAAAGTTATAAATGTACACAAACATGGGAGAATCGCCTGCAGCCGGACTACATGCAGAAGATCAACTTGGATTCACTTTACTTGGATATCGAGCAAAGCTTCAACCAGAACGGAAAACCCAGTGTCATAGACGTCGATATTTTTGTCAATAAATTAACAAACAATGTCAACGCTGATGAGGTTTCAGATCTGCTGCACAAGCTTCGCTTAACCGAGGAGACATCGAATACCTTACCCTCGACTGGGCATGCGGTGATTCGTGCATTTTTAGAAAGTGATCATGTGGAGGATCTACTGCATATGCTTGATGATCGATTGAATTATGGAATATTTTTGGATCATTACCTTGCGAATTATCTTCTAGACGAGTTGACAAAACGGAAAGATTTTACCGCAGCTGCGAGGGTAGCTACGATGTTGATGCTGCAAGAGGATTTTGGTAACGAAATCTCTCTCCCGATGGCACTTTATGCTTGCTGGAATTATCTTGGGGATCCGAAACCTTTCTATCCCGTTGAGGAGAAACAAGAAGAGACGAAGAAATCAAAGGATGAG GTAAAAGTTCGTGTTAAGTTCCTCCGCAACGAATATTTCGATGATCATTTCGATTTACGTGACAATTTCCATCTAGTTGGGAAAACGCTGCTCATGATCGGTTCCCAAATTCAACCAGGAAATATAGGCAAAAATGCACAATTATTAGGGGCAGTTCTATATCAAAAATATGATAAAGTGCTTACATTGCTTCCGGAAGTCAAATCAGTTCTCCACAAGGATGTTGTTCAAATTGCTTCAAAACAAATTGAACAAATCCCGGAAGACAAACTCGGCGAAAACGGTCAACAAGTAAAAACACAACTACAGACTCTTTCTGCAGACTCTAGTCTAAACTCATCCAATTTTGGTGAAGATGTTGAGAATCTAATAAAAACTGCAGTAGCTAAATGCGAAAAAGATGAAATTGCTAAACAAGAGAGCGTTTATAAAAGTTGGATGGAATTacgagaaaataaattaaaggaAGAAATAGAACGATTGGACCGAGCGAAACGATTGCAAGAAATCGAGAAGATGACAGAAAGCATGAAGTTGGAGGAGCAGAAATTATGGTTCTTcgaaaatgaagataaaattgATCTACAAATCGACAGTAAGAAAGTGTTCTATCCTAAACGGTGGTTTGGCAAAAAGAAGAAGCCACGAGTTATTGATGAAGGCTATGTGCCACCTGAGGTTAGGCAGAAACAGTGA